One stretch of Musicola paradisiaca NCPPB 2511 DNA includes these proteins:
- a CDS encoding tail fiber assembly protein, translating to MMATLNDTEIQLNTQGLSMSAGYITVYHIAPQTREYIGSSREFLMEGVGIPAYSFIDTPPDSEAKQAIVRSEDGVSWVFTPDYRGKTAYNKQTRQSVLVTQPGELSDQLTLLSPTTDYDVWQDDGWVTDAQAQKTAQVEVAKAQLADDIAEAEKQITVLHYAVDLNIATEQETQRLADWKTYLVLLNRVDVSEAPSIDWPTIPA from the coding sequence ATGATGGCAACCCTAAACGACACAGAGATTCAGCTTAATACCCAAGGGCTGAGTATGAGTGCAGGTTATATTACGGTTTATCATATCGCGCCACAGACCCGGGAATATATTGGCAGCTCCCGAGAATTTCTCATGGAGGGCGTGGGTATTCCAGCATACAGTTTCATTGATACTCCGCCGGATTCGGAGGCTAAACAAGCGATTGTCCGCAGCGAAGACGGGGTAAGTTGGGTGTTCACGCCCGATTACCGTGGGAAAACGGCTTACAATAAACAAACCCGACAGTCTGTCCTTGTCACACAGCCTGGGGAACTGTCTGATCAGTTGACGCTGCTCTCTCCCACTACCGACTATGATGTCTGGCAGGATGATGGCTGGGTTACTGATGCGCAGGCGCAGAAAACGGCGCAGGTCGAGGTAGCTAAAGCGCAATTGGCCGATGATATCGCCGAGGCGGAAAAGCAAATTACCGTATTGCACTATGCCGTAGATCTGAATATCGCCACCGAACAGGAAACCCAACGTCTGGCGGACTGGAAAACCTATCTGGTTCTGCTAAATCGGGTTGATGTATCGGAAGCGCCGTCGATTGATTGGCCAACCATACCGGCCTAA
- a CDS encoding phage tail sheath protein, with amino-acid sequence MSDFHHGTQVVEINDGTRVISTVSTAIVGMVCTGPDADAATFPLNTPVLITDVLTAVGNAGTQGTLAAALQAIGDQTKPVTIVVRVAEGATEAETVSNIIGGADANGKYTGMKALLDAQAVTGVKPRILGVPGLDSQPVATALASICQSLRAFGYISAYGCKTLSDAIKYRDNFSQRELMLIWPDFIAWDSTANASTTAYATARALGLRAKIDQETGWHKTLSNVGVNGVTGISASVYWDLQTIGSDADLLNEAGVTTLVRKDGFRFWGNRTCSDDALFLFENYTRTAQVLADTMAEAHMWAVDKPVTATLIRDIIEGIKAKFRELKSNGYIIDADCWFDESANDQSTLKAGKLYIDYEYTPVPPLENLTLRQRITDKYLVNLAASVNS; translated from the coding sequence ATGAGTGACTTTCATCATGGTACGCAGGTCGTCGAAATCAACGATGGAACCCGCGTCATTTCAACCGTATCTACCGCGATTGTCGGCATGGTCTGTACCGGACCCGACGCCGACGCCGCCACCTTTCCACTCAACACACCGGTGCTGATTACCGATGTCCTGACCGCCGTCGGCAACGCCGGCACCCAAGGCACCCTGGCGGCCGCTTTGCAGGCCATCGGCGATCAGACCAAACCGGTCACTATCGTGGTACGTGTTGCCGAAGGCGCCACAGAAGCTGAAACGGTATCCAACATTATCGGCGGCGCTGATGCCAACGGTAAGTATACCGGCATGAAAGCACTGTTGGACGCTCAAGCCGTTACCGGCGTCAAACCGCGGATCCTGGGCGTTCCCGGGCTGGATTCCCAGCCTGTCGCCACCGCGCTGGCGTCCATCTGTCAATCGCTGCGCGCCTTCGGCTACATCAGCGCCTATGGTTGTAAAACGCTGTCCGACGCTATCAAGTACCGCGACAACTTCAGCCAGCGCGAATTGATGCTGATTTGGCCGGACTTTATCGCCTGGGACAGCACCGCCAACGCCAGCACCACTGCTTACGCCACCGCCCGTGCACTGGGCTTACGCGCCAAAATCGATCAGGAAACGGGCTGGCACAAAACCTTGTCCAACGTCGGCGTCAACGGCGTCACCGGTATCTCTGCCAGCGTGTACTGGGATCTGCAAACCATCGGCAGCGATGCCGACCTGTTGAACGAAGCCGGCGTCACCACCTTGGTTCGCAAAGACGGGTTCCGCTTCTGGGGCAACCGTACCTGCTCCGACGATGCACTGTTTCTGTTTGAAAACTACACCCGCACCGCCCAGGTTCTGGCCGACACCATGGCTGAGGCGCATATGTGGGCAGTGGACAAACCGGTTACTGCCACGCTGATCCGCGACATTATCGAAGGTATCAAAGCCAAGTTCCGCGAACTGAAATCCAACGGTTACATCATTGATGCCGACTGTTGGTTCGATGAAAGCGCCAACGACCAGAGCACGCTGAAAGCGGGCAAGCTGTACATCGACTACGAGTACACGCCGGTACCGCCACTGGAAAACCTCACGCTGCGTCAGCGCATCACCGACAAGTATCTGGTGAACCTGGCCGCATCCGTTAACAGCTAA